One window of Cydia pomonella isolate Wapato2018A chromosome 5, ilCydPomo1, whole genome shotgun sequence genomic DNA carries:
- the LOC133518304 gene encoding reactive oxygen species modulator 1 — MPAVPGGMYGHQGPSCFDKMKMGFMIGFCVGMASGGLFGGFTALRYGARGRELVHSVGKVMLQGGGTFGTFMAIGTGIRC, encoded by the exons ATGCCTGCTGTACCCGGGGGCATGTATGGGCACCAAGGGCCTTCTTGTTTCGACAAAATGAAAATGGGTTTCATGATCGGATTTTGCGTTGGTATGGCTAGCGGTGGACTATTTGGTGGATTTACGGCGTTAAG GTATGGTGCAAGAGGGCGAGAATTAGTGCACTCAGTGGGAAAAGTAATGCTGCAAGGAGGTGGAACATTTGGTACATTTATGGCTATTGGAACTGGAATTCGCTGTTGA
- the LOC133518279 gene encoding uncharacterized protein LOC133518279 gives MRPSPNRAVQVECVDPPLDLRRQLLADRFLFGISALSSHPLLPKIRLLQLYSSSKAYWRNKEKPRLVNSLERLAALRPPIMKSSSLPIYSVPFEALTHSSKVITNIGIDKESPLANSIFSKFVINHFPSYRLFFTDASKLTDQGCVGAAFLLANSHIMAKFKLPPEASVFSGECLALLKALEYIYTHKLSKSVIFSDCLSALQSISLRPFKNFACKYLTCQLKHLSYKCHSAGLEVVFVWIPSHSGIVGNERADKAAKEAILDGDDSFYKIFQPDALSLPFNFMRKKWSLRWSRAKKCFYSEIQSTIPSRPWFFKNRSLSKRHTSIIIRLRLGRVCSSEQLYIFKKKDSPMCDCGNEVGNIDHIFFNCPINNKPPDLYSCLPRLNVPLPANMASLLYLTDSKKIMCAVSKFMTNNNIKL, from the coding sequence ATGAGACCGTCCCCAAACAGAGCCGTTCAAGTAGAATGTGTGGACCCGCCACTAGATCTGAGACGGCAACTACTTGCTGATCGCTTTTTATTTGGAATCTCTGCCCTATCGTCCCACCCATTACTTCCAAAAATTCGACTTCTTCAATTATACTCGTCCAGTAAAGCTTACTGGCGCAATAAAGAAAAACCTAGATTAGTCAACAGCCTGGAGAGACTAGCCGCTCTCAGGCCCCCTATTATGAAATCTTCTTCTCTTCCTATTTATTCCGTTCCTTTCGAGGCCCTCACACATTCTTCCAAGGTAATAACTAATATTGGTATCGATAAGGAATCTCCGTTGGCTAACTCAATTTTCTCTAAATTTGTTATCAATCACTTCCCCTCTTACCGGCTCTTTTTTACTGATGCGTCCAAATTAACGGATCAAGGATGTGTGGGAGCGGCCTTTCTCCTTGCTAACTCACATATCATGGCTAAATTCAAACTTCCCCCCGAAGCGTCTGTATTTTCTGGTGAATGCTTGGCCCTCTTAAAAGCTCTAGAATATATTTATACCCATAAACTCTCCAAATCAGTTATTTTCTCAGACTGTCTCAGCGCACTTCAATCCATTTCTTTGCGCCCTTTTAAGAATTTTGCATGCAAATACCTTACCTGCCAACTAAAACACTTGTCGTACAAATGCCATTCGGCGGGGTTGGAGGTTGTTTTTGTTTGGATCCCTAGCCACTCTGGTATAGTAGGTAATGAGAGGGCGGACAAAGCAGCCAAAGAGGCTATTCTTGATGGCGATgactctttttataaaatattccaaCCAGATGCTCTGAGCCTTCCTTTTAATTTCATGAGGAAAAAATGGTCTCTCCGCTGGTCCCGAGCCAAGAAATGTTTCTATTCAGAAATTCAGTCAACCATTCCATCTCGTCCATggtttttcaaaaatagatCACTCTCTAAAAGGCACACCAGTATCATCATTAGACTTAGATTGGGCCGAGTCTGCTCATCTGagcaattatacatttttaaaaagaaagattCTCCCATGTGCGATTGTGGAAACGAAGTAGGCAATATCGatcatattttctttaattgtCCGATTAATAACAAACCCCCTGACCTATATTCATGTCTGCCAAGACTTAACGTACCGTTACCCGCTAATATGGCCTCACTTTTATATCTAACTgatagcaaaaaaattatgtgcgCCGTAAGCAAATTCATgactaataacaacataaaactataa
- the LOC133518284 gene encoding endoplasmic reticulum-Golgi intermediate compartment protein 3 yields MSTPLIDRFKQLDAYAKTLEDFRVKTATGAAITVTGALVMILLFLYELHTYMSPNVSEELFVDTSRGHKLRINLDIVVPSISCSYLVLDAMDSSGEQHLQMDHNIHKRRLDLNGTPMEEPQKEEFISSTSAVKKNASEVAIVTCGSCYGAALRENQCCNTCDDVKEAYKLRRWALPDLSTIEQCKDDESVEKTNMALKEGCQIYGYLEVNRVGGSFHIAPGKSFTINHVHVHDVQPYSSSVFNTTHIIQHLSFGTDIKSANTAPLDGVIGLAKEGAVMFQYYIKIVPTVYVKLDGTVLYTNQFSVTRHQKSSQVHSESGMPGAFFTYELSPLMVKYTEKERSIGHFATNICAIVGGVFTVAGIFDTLLYHSVNAFQNKMLLGKTG; encoded by the exons ATGTCTACACCGCTAATTGATAGATTTAAACAACTTGATGCTTACGCAAAAACATTAGAAGACTTCAGAGTCAAAACTGCAACAGGAGCCGCAA TTACTGTTACCGGCGCTCTTGTAATGATTCTTCTCTTTCTGTACGAGTTGCACACGTATATGTCGCCCAATGTGTCAGAAGAGCTGTTCGTGGATACTTCAAGAGGCCATAAGTTGAGAATTAACTTAGATATTGTTGTTCCCTCCATTTCATGCAGCT ATTTAGTTCTGGATGCAATGGATTCTTCTGGAGAGCAACACCTGCAGATGGATCACAACATACACAAGAGGAGACTGGATTTAAATGGAACACCCATGGAAGAGCCACAGAAAGAAGAATTCATATCTTCCACAAGTGCT GTAAAGAAAAATGCCTCGGAAGTGGCCATAGTCACTTGTGGAAGTTGCTATGGAGCTGCATTAAGGGAAAATCA ATGCTGCAACACCTGTGATGATGTTAAAGAAGCATATAAGTTAAGAAGATGGGCTTTGCCAGATTTATCCACTATTGAGCAATGTAAAGATGATGAATCTGTTGAAAAAACCAATATGGCTCTCAAAGAAGGGTGTCAGATTTATGGCTACTTGGAAGTAAACAGG gtTGGTGGAAGTTTTCACATAGCTCCAGGAAAAAGTTTCACAATCAATCATGTCCATGTCCATGATGTACAACCATATTCTTCTTCAGTGTTCAATACAACCCACATCATTCAACATCTGTCTTTTGGAACAGATATAAAAAGTGCTAATACTGCCCCATTAGATGGTGTGATAGGTTTAGCAAAGGAAG gtgCTGTGATGTTCCAATACTACATAAAAATTGTTCCAACAGTATATGTAAAATTAGATGGTACAGTTTTGTACACAAATCAGTTTTCAGTAACCAGACACCAGAAGTCTAGCCAAGTGCATTCGGAATCTGGAATGCCGGGGGCATTTTTCACATATGAACTGTCACCATTGATGGTCAAATATACAGAAAAAGAAAG gTCTATTGGTCATTTTGCAACTAACATCTGTGCAATAGTAGGAGGAGTATTTACTGTGGCAGGAATATTTGATACACTGTTGTACCATTCAGTAAATgcatttcaaaacaaaatgttaCTAGGAAAAACTGGTTaa
- the LOC133518285 gene encoding transcription termination factor 3, mitochondrial, whose translation MFSRVVENVLHRFACKCVKIKNFSSLLQTRYKVSNDSETEPSALEKASQDLSELTPYYPKSFNLAGYVNSSETLQKLIQLNVNLSKIERKPYHAEKLLKLDFERNIKEHLLFLKDFVIFEELGSFITKNSLILSEPLEDLKVRINYLQSKCFSENQIQQIITRNPFWLMFTTTRIDRRLGFFQDKFLLHGKEVRLVASKQPKLITYSLHNVRTNMFALKEEMGFDQHELKQLLLKKPRLYMINQKTLLERFNYIHNTMQVSHQRILEEPEVLLSRNFRIKQRHLFLQRLGRAQYDPKKENYVPIIKLVEGTDAEFCKQYAKCNVLDYNLFLKTL comes from the exons ATGTTTTCAAGAGTAGTTGAAAATGTGTTACACCGATTTGCTTGTAAATGTGTTAAAATCAAGAATTTTAGCAGTTTATTACAAACGAGATATAAGGTGTCTAATGACTCTGAAACAGAACCAAGTGCTTTAGAAAAGGCGTCACAAGATTTGTCTGAATTAACCCCATACTATCCAAAGTCTTTTAACCTAGCCGGATATGTAAATAGTTCTGAAACATTGCAGAAATTAATTCAGTTAAATGTGAATCTAAGCAAAATAGAAAGAAAACCTTACCATGCCGAAAAGCTTCTTAAATTGGACTTTGAAAGAAATATCAAAGAACAccttttatttcttaaagattTTGTTATTTTCGAGGAGCTCGGCAGCTTTATTACGAAGAATTCACTTATTCTTAGTGAGCCATTAGAAGACCTTAAAGTAAGGATAAATTACTTACAATCCAAATGTTTTTCGGAGAATCAAATACAGCAAATTATCACAAGAAACCCATTTTGGCTTATGTTCAC GACAACAAGAATAGACAGAAGATTAGGATTTTTTCAAGataaatttttattacatggTAAGGAAGTGAGATTAGTGGCATCCAAGCAGCCAAAACTAATTACCTATAGTCTTCACAATGTTAGGACTAATATGTTTGCCTTGAAAGAGGAGATGGGTTTTGATCAACATGAACTTAAGCAGTTGCTTTTGAAGAAACCAAGGCTATATATGATCA atCAGAAGACGCTTCTAGAAAGATTTAATTACATACACAACACAATGCAAGTATCTCACCAAAGGATATTGGAAGAACCAGAAGTACTATTAAGTAGGAACTTTAGAATCAAGCAGCGTCATCTATTCTTACAAAGACTTGGAAGAGCTCAGTATGACCCAAAGAAAGAAAACTATGTTCCGATTATAAAACTGGTTGAAGGTACCGATGCAGAGTTTTGTAAACAGTATGCAAAATGCAATGTTttagattataatttatttcttaaaacattataa
- the LOC133518262 gene encoding alanine--tRNA ligase, cytoplasmic, translating to MDTSMTGSQIREKYLQFFKDRGHRYVHSSSTIPLDDPTLLFTNSGMCQYKPIFLGSVDPNSDMATYVRAVNTQKCIRAGGKHNDLDDVGKDVYHHTFFEMMGNWSFGDYFKKEVCAWAWELLTKEYKLSGDRLYVTYFGGDAASGLEADLECKNIWLQLGIPESHILPGSMKDNFWEMGETGPCGPCSELHYDRIGGRDAAHLVNMDDPDVLEIWNLVFIQFNRETDGSLKPLPKKHIDCGLGLERLVSVIQNKRANYDTDLFMPLFKAIEVGTGSRPYTGKVGDEDVDGIDMAYRVLADHARTLTIALSDGGCPDNTGRGYVLRRILRRAVRYATEKLNAKPGFFATLVHTVIDILGDVFPEIKKDPESVKQIINEEEVQFLKTLTRGRNLLNRTIEKLGHSNTIPGEVAWRLYDTYGFPIDLTQLMCEEKGLNIDMDAYEKAKKESLLASQGKTAGQEDLIGLDIHAISHLQESGVPVTDDSPKYNYVASSPAKDGQYTFAPCSAKILALRRNKQFVDEVLSGQECGIILDKTNFYAEQGGQIFDEGYMLKVDDDSNEFTVRNVQVKGGYVLHIGKVEGILKVGDSLSLHIDTERRRLVMNNHTGTHVLNNVLRKVLGNDSDQRGSLVMPDRLRFDFTNKGPMTTKQIKDAEDQIKAIIEDNKTVYAKHTKLNDAKKIKGLRAMFDEHYPDPVRVVSVGIPVEELEKNPDGPNGFETSVEFCGGSHLHQTGHIGEYVIVSEEGIAKGIRRIVALTGPEAIKAVSKLGALENDVNNLANVIKEEGNGFNQKDISKRIVDLTNDISQAQISYWKKDELRNTLKNLKKQLDDKERAAKAIIITQVTEKAKEMCLDEKTTEVIVAELQAQGNTKALDGALKQVKQLRPTTSAMFFSVDEDANKIYCLAAVPKTANVKGLLASEWVQSVVEVIGGKGGGKAESAQASGNNPQALENAMKIAKDFATSKLF from the coding sequence ATGGACACTTCAATGACAGGTAGCCAAATTCGTGAGAAATACCTGCAGTTCTTCAAAGACAGAGGCCATAGATATGTCCACTCTTCATCTACCATACCACTTGATGACCCAACCCTGCTGTTTACTAATTCTGGAATGTGTCAATATAAGCCAATCTTCTTAGGTTCCGTTGATCCTAATTCTGATATGGCTACTTATGTCCGAGCTGTGAACACACAAAAGTGTATTAGAGCAGGAGGAAAACATAATGACTTAGATGATGTGGGGAAAGATGTTTATCATCACACTTTTTTTGAAATGATGGGCAATTGGTCATTTggtgattattttaaaaaagaagttTGTGCCTGGGCCTGGGAGCTTCTGACCAAGGAATACAAATTGTCTGGGGACAGACTTTATGTAACTTATTTTGGAGGAGATGCAGCATCTGGACTGGAAGCAGATTTGGAATGTAAGAATATTTGGTTGCAGCTGGGGATTCCTGAATCCCACATATTGCCCGGAAGTATGAAAGACAACTTTTGGGAAATGGGAGAGACTGGTCCATGCGGTCCATGCTCAGAACTCCACTATGATAGAATTGGGGGACGAGATGCAGCTCATCTGGTTAATATGGATGACCCAGATGTTTTGGAAATATGGAATTTAGtgtttattcaattcaatcGGGAAACAGATGGGTCACTGAAACCCCTACCAAAAAAACATATTGACTGTGGGCTGGGTCTGGAGCGATTGGTATCAGTGATTCAGAATAAAAGAGCTAATTATGACACTGATCTTTTCATGCCCTTATTCAAAGCAATTGAAGTTGGCACTGGCTCTAGACCTTATACTGGTAAAGTTGGCGATGAGGATGTAGATGGCATTGACATGGCTTACCGTGTCTTAGCAGATCATGCAAGAACTCTTACAATTGCTTTGTCTGATGGAGGTTGCCCAGACAACACTGGTAGAGGCTATGTGCTGCGTAGAATTTTAAGGAGAGCGGTACGTTACGCAACTGAAAAACTCAATGCTAAACCCGGATTTTTTGCTACTCTGGTGCACACAGTTATAGACATTCTCGGAGATGTTTTTCCTGAGATAAAAAAAGATCCTGAATCGGTAAAACAAATTATCAATGAAGAAGAAGTTCAATTTCTGAAAACCTTAACCAGAGGAAGAAATCTGTTGAACAGAACTATAGAAAAACTGGGTCACTCAAATACTATTCCTGGTGAAGTCGCCTGGCGCCTTTATGACACTTACGGCTTTCCAATTGATCTCACGCAACTGATGTGTGAAGAGAAAGGCCTAAACATTGACATGGATGCTTATGAAAAAGCTAAGAAGGAATCACTTCTTGCATCCCAAGGTAAAACTGCTGGACAAGAAGATTTAATAGGTTTGGATATTCATGCCATTAGTCACCTCCAAGAAAGTGGGGTGCCAGTAACTGATGATTCGCCCAAGTACAACTATGTAGCTTCTTCCCCTGCTAAAGATGGTCAATACACATTTGCACCATGCTCTGCAAAAATTTTAGCTTTAAgacgaaataaacaatttgtagATGAAGTGTTGTCTGGGCAAGAGTGTGGTATAATATTAGATAAAACTAATTTCTATGCTGAACAAGGAGGTCAAATATTTGATGAAGGATATATGCTAAAAGTTGATGATGACAGTAATGAATTTACTGTTAGGAATGTCCAAGTGAAGGGTGGTTATGTTTTGCACATAGGTAAAGTAGAGGGAATACTCAAAGTAGGTGATTCTCTGTCCCTACACATTGACACGGAGAGAAGGCGCCTAGTAATGAACAATCATACTGGCACACATGTACTAAATAATGTGTTAAGAAAAGTACTTGGAAATGATTCTGATCAAAGAGGTTCTCTTGTAATGCCAGATCGTCTAAGATTCGATTTTACTAACAAGGGTCCTATGACTACCAAACAAATTAAGGATGCTGAAGATCAAATTAAAGCCATTATAGAAGACAATAAAACAGTTTATGCcaaacatacaaaattaaatgatGCGAAAAAAATCAAGGGCTTAAGAGCTATGTTTGATGAGCATTATCCTGACCCTGTACGTGTTGTGTCAGTTGGCATACCAGTCGAAGAATTAGAGAAAAATCCAGATGGACCTAATGGCTTTGAAACTTCTGTAGAGTTTTGTGGAGGCTCCCATCTTCACCAAACTGGCCATATTGGAGAATATGTTATTGTCAGTGAGGAAGGAATCGCAAAAGGTATTCGAAGAATTGTCGCTTTGACTGGCCCTGAAGCCATTAAAGCAGTGAGTAAATTAGGTGCCTTAGAAAATGATGTCAACAATCTTGCTAATGTAATTAAAGAAGAAGGCAATGGGTTTAATCAAAAAGATATATCCAAGCGAATTGTAGACCTTACAAATGATATATCGCAAGCTCAAATATCTTATTGGAAGAAGGATGAACTGAGAAATACTCtcaaaaacttgaaaaaacAATTGGATGATAAAGAGAGAGCTGCAAAAGCCATTATTATCACTCAAGTCACCGAGAAAGCTAAAGAGATGTGTCTTGATGAAAAGACAACAGAAGTCATTGTTGCGGAGCTCCAGGCTCAAGGAAATACGAAAGCTCTTGATGGTGCACTGAAGCAAGTGAAGCAACTGCGCCCGACTACGTCGGCAATGTTCTTTTCCGTCGATGAGGATGCCAATAAGATATATTGCCTAGCTGCTGTACCTAAAACTGCAAACGTAAAGGGTTTGCTTGCATCAGAATGGGTTCAGTCAGTAGTTGAAGTTATTGGAGGTAAAGGTGGTGGCAAGGCCGAATCTGCCCAGGCTTCTGGAAACAACCCACAAGCCCTTGAGAATGCAATGAAAATTGCCAAGGACTTCGCTACTTCGAAGTTGTTCTAG